The DNA window TGATGACAGCCGACCCCTCCGTGCCGTCCGGTTCCGCCCTGTCGGGACCGCCGGACCGCCGGCCGCTGCCGGACCGGCAGATCGCGCTGATCGACCTGCTGGACCGCCTCCTCACCGGAGGCGCCGTCATCACCGGTGACATCACGCTGTCGATCGCCGACATCGACCTCGTCCGGATCTCGCTGCGATCGCTCATCACCTCGATCAACGCCGAGATCCCGAGCCCCTGGCCCCGAGGCGGCCCACTGTCCGTACAGCCGCCCGGCGACCGCCCTCCGCCACCATGACACCGGACAGGCCGGACAGGTCGGACAGGCCGGACGAGCCGTACGAGCCGGGGCTGGAGGGTGAGCCGCTCGGGCCGGGGTTGCCGGCTGAGCCGTACGGGCCGGACGCACAGGCCCCCCAGCGCCGCTACGGCGAAGTGGCCGACGCGGCCGGCCGCGCTTTCCGGCTGATCCCCGCCGCCCCGCAGGATCTGCCCCGGCCGGGCCGGGACAGGACCGCCCACCGGGGCGCGCGTATCAACACGGACCCCGACACTGTGGAACGCGACCTGATGAAGCTGGTCCTGACACTCGTCGAACTCCTGCGCCAGCTGATGGAACGGCAGGCCATGCACCGCGTGGACGCGGGCGATCTCACCGAGGACGAGGAGGAGCGCCTCGGGCTGACCCTGATGCTCCTGCACGACCGTATGAACGACCTCTGCTCCCGCTACGGCCTGACCATGCAGGACCTCAACCTGGACCTCGGCCCCCTCGGCACGCTCCTGCCGCCCGCGGACCCGCCCCTCGATCCGCCCCCGGACCCGCCGCTCGATCCGCCCGTTCCTCCGCCGGACGGGCGCTGAGGCGGCGGGCCGCGCCTGCTGCCCCTCCGTTCGCCCCCGGCTGCCCCCGGCCGCCCCTCCGTCCGCCCTGTGGTCCGTTGGCCCGTATCGCGCGGTGA is part of the Streptomyces agglomeratus genome and encodes:
- a CDS encoding gas vesicle protein; the encoded protein is MTADPSVPSGSALSGPPDRRPLPDRQIALIDLLDRLLTGGAVITGDITLSIADIDLVRISLRSLITSINAEIPSPWPRGGPLSVQPPGDRPPPP
- a CDS encoding gas vesicle protein K, with product MPAEPYGPDAQAPQRRYGEVADAAGRAFRLIPAAPQDLPRPGRDRTAHRGARINTDPDTVERDLMKLVLTLVELLRQLMERQAMHRVDAGDLTEDEEERLGLTLMLLHDRMNDLCSRYGLTMQDLNLDLGPLGTLLPPADPPLDPPPDPPLDPPVPPPDGR